In Vulpes lagopus strain Blue_001 chromosome 4, ASM1834538v1, whole genome shotgun sequence, the DNA window GAGGGGAGCTGGGCGGGAGGGACAGCGCCCCAACCCACACCGAGGTCCACACGGAGAGCAGTCCCCTACCTCGCCTCTGCCCAGGGCGGCCTCAGAATTCCATCCTGTGTCACAAGCTCAATATCGCTCAACCCCCACGACCCCCTGCCAGCAGGGCAGCCTGTACACAGCCTGCTCAGGAAATGCTGGAGGGGTGGATgagcacacacacagggaggagcCTGTGGGGACACGTGGGAATGCAGGGAGCACTGGCCGtccatggggtggggagagaggcctcaggagaaaccaccCCCATGACACTTGCACcacggcccccccaccccccaccccgcctccagCACCGAGAGGGATGAATTTCCCGCAATTAAGGCCCTGCCTGTGGGATCTGTTACGCGGCCCTGCAGATGAACACCGGCCCGCAGGAGAAAGCCATTCATGGAGGCCTCCCCAGGGCCATCGGGGCCTCCGGGCAGCAGAGAAATGAGGCACCTGCCTCGGCTCCCCCTCCTGCATGGTAGCGAAGGCATCCCTCAGAGTTGTGCCTGCTCCGGGGAGAATGAGCAGTGCACGTGGGCACAGTGGGAAGGGCAGGCGACCATGTGGGGGCACGAGTGGGAGGGTAGGGGCCGAGCCTCAGCGTCCTAAGGCCAGGGTCAGGGAGAGGGGCAGTCGAGGCACCAGGGCTCCCAGGCCTTCAGGGTGTCACCACAGGCCCATGAAAGACGCGGAGACCTGCTGTGAGCCATCCACCACCTGGACCCCCCAAAATGTCACCACCACTAAAGGCAGCAAAACGAAGTCTGAAGGACtattctggaaggaaggaaggaaggaaggaaggagaagagacacGAGCAGTAACATGGTTCATGGGATCTttgatttaaacatttaaatagcttaaaatagggatccctgggtggcgcagcggtttggcgcctgcctctggcccagggggtgatcctggagacccgggatcgaatcccacgtcaggctccaggtgcatggagcctgcttctccctctgcctatgttgtctctgcctctctctctctctctctctctctctctgtgtgactattataaataaataaaattttaaaaaaataaatagtttaaaatatttaaaatatcttgaattttaaaaaaataaaataaataaaatatcttaaattatttaGAGCAATTCCTACAAAGGAGATTACGGACATAACAGCAAAACTTTGAACACTGCCGGATCACAAATAaaagtatcattttaaatttcctacaTGTGATATTTTCATTGTGGTCGTATAGATGTTCGCCTTTGTTCTCAGGATACACAGTATTTCCAAGCgtcacgggatgcctgggtgactcagtggttgagtgtctgcctttggctcagggcgtgatcccaaggtcctgggatcgagtcccacatcgggctccctgcatggagcctgcttctccctctgcctgtgtctctgcctctctctgtgtgtctctcatgaataaataaaatctttttttttttttttttttaccaaacagCAGCCTTTACTGAGCTCCAGGTAGGGCTGGCCTGGCACAGCTAGTGCAGCAGGCTGCCCTCAAGGGCCAGTCTGTGGTGTGATAGGAGATGCAAAAGTGCACACATCAGAGTTGCTCTTCATTGCtcagttgggtggctcagatgggaGCAAACGCCAGGGTTCTCTGGAGACCAGAACCAGCCAGTGTGGCCCCTCGGCCTATCCTCAAGGCCCAGCTGGGTCAGCCCCCAGGCCCTGAGGCAGCGCCGGCGTCCTGGGCGTGTGGAGTACTGCTGTCCCCACTGCTCCACGGGAGAAAGATGACCAGTAGCACAATCAGGATGATGAGCAGGCCAACGCCCACCACCAGCCCCAAGTAGATCCAGCAACGGACATTCTCCCAGCTCTTCTTCTGGGCCAGGTGTTTGGTTGTCTTGCTGAAGGCTGAGCTCATGTCCAGCAGTTGGTCTGAATGCAGCTC includes these proteins:
- the LOC121488652 gene encoding vesicle-associated membrane protein 5-like, coding for MAGKELERCQRQADEVTEIMLSNFDKVLECDGKLAELELHSDQLLDMSSAFSKTTKHLAQKKSWENVRCWIYLGLVVGVGLLIILIVLLVIFLPWSSGDSSTPHAQDAGAASGPGG